From the Leptolyngbya sp. O-77 genome, one window contains:
- a CDS encoding DUF58 domain-containing protein, whose translation MRLGIKRFGIRRLGATLVNRLETRWVAPSYGGWVALGLALFFFGAATNTMAGWLYATSGLMGALLVLGALLPGRSLRSLSVRRMPIEPVSAGDALHLELAVENTGRQAKTLLQVCDRPPPALGPAETTVIESLAPGQTYRWVYSRTADRRGVYRWDGVDLRTATPLGLFWGRRSHSVDASAVVYPTVLPLSQCRLIDEMGQDLSHATESQRRAQMATEGVTRTLRPYRWGDPTRLIHWRTSARYGELRLRELERFTGGQEVVIVLDSAALWQPDAFEQAVIAAASLYAYALRQSMTVSLWTAGTGSLRGDRLVLEALAAVQPGELAPNHPPTQSPCIWLTPSLQRCNSLPPQSRWLLWQDADSGGSHSGESTTTGRIIQPDEPLLVQLQH comes from the coding sequence ATGAGGCTAGGGATTAAACGGTTTGGGATTCGGCGGCTGGGGGCAACCCTGGTAAACCGACTAGAGACGCGCTGGGTCGCGCCGTCCTATGGCGGCTGGGTCGCCCTTGGCCTGGCGCTATTTTTCTTCGGCGCAGCGACGAACACGATGGCAGGCTGGCTCTATGCCACCAGCGGGCTGATGGGGGCGCTGCTGGTGCTGGGGGCGCTGCTGCCGGGGCGATCGCTGCGGTCGCTGTCCGTTCGCCGAATGCCAATTGAACCCGTCAGCGCGGGCGATGCTTTGCACTTAGAACTGGCCGTTGAAAACACTGGGCGACAGGCAAAAACGCTGTTGCAGGTGTGCGATCGCCCGCCGCCAGCACTGGGCCCAGCAGAAACGACCGTCATTGAGTCGCTAGCGCCCGGCCAGACCTATCGCTGGGTCTATAGCCGTACCGCAGATCGACGGGGTGTGTATCGCTGGGATGGGGTGGATTTGCGGACTGCAACACCGCTGGGCTTGTTTTGGGGACGGCGATCGCACTCAGTCGATGCCTCGGCCGTGGTCTACCCGACCGTGCTGCCCCTTAGCCAGTGCCGCCTGATCGACGAAATGGGGCAAGACCTCAGCCACGCCACCGAAAGCCAGCGCCGTGCCCAGATGGCGACCGAAGGCGTGACGCGGACGCTGCGCCCCTATCGTTGGGGCGACCCGACTCGGCTGATTCACTGGCGCACCAGTGCCCGCTACGGCGAATTGCGGCTACGAGAACTGGAGCGCTTCACAGGTGGACAGGAAGTCGTGATTGTGCTGGACAGCGCCGCCCTCTGGCAGCCCGACGCTTTTGAACAGGCCGTTATCGCGGCTGCCTCGCTCTATGCTTATGCGCTGCGCCAGAGCATGACCGTCAGCCTGTGGACGGCTGGAACAGGGAGTCTGCGGGGCGATCGCCTTGTGCTAGAAGCCCTCGCCGCCGTGCAGCCCGGTGAACTGGCCCCCAATCACCCGCCCACGCAATCTCCCTGCATCTGGCTCACACCGTCTCTCCAGCGCTGCAACAGCCTGCCGCCCCAAAGCCGCTGGCTCCTCTGGCAGGATGCAGACTCCGGCGGAAGTCACTCAGGCGAATCGACCACCACCGGCCGAATCATCCAGCCAGACGAGCCGCTACTCGTTCAGCTTCAGCACTAG
- a CDS encoding YkgJ family cysteine cluster protein, whose amino-acid sequence MATWRCVKQCGACCHLDPAERPDLEEYLSPPELAEYLSLVGPDGWCIHFEPDSRECTIYEKRPRFCRVEPAVFQDLFGIEPEALNDFAIDCCRQQIEGVYGDRSLEMLRFDREVGL is encoded by the coding sequence ATGGCGACCTGGCGTTGCGTGAAACAGTGTGGGGCTTGCTGCCACCTTGATCCGGCAGAGCGTCCTGATCTGGAAGAATACCTGTCGCCGCCGGAACTAGCGGAGTACCTGAGCCTAGTCGGCCCCGACGGCTGGTGCATTCACTTCGAGCCAGACTCGCGGGAATGCACCATTTACGAGAAGCGCCCCCGCTTTTGCCGGGTAGAGCCAGCCGTGTTCCAGGATTTATTCGGCATTGAGCCAGAGGCGCTAAATGATTTTGCGATCGACTGTTGCCGCCAGCAAATCGAGGGCGTGTATGGCGATCGCAGTCTGGAGATGCTGCGCTTTGACCGAGAAGTGGGCCTATAA
- the psb30 gene encoding photosystem II reaction center protein Ycf12/Psb30: MDLISNLVGNVNWEAIVQLTLVGMIMIAGPVVIFLLAFRGGDL, encoded by the coding sequence ATGGATCTGATTAGTAATCTGGTTGGCAATGTTAACTGGGAAGCCATTGTTCAGTTGACCCTGGTGGGCATGATTATGATTGCCGGGCCAGTGGTGATTTTTCTGCTGGCTTTTCGCGGCGGCGACCTGTAA
- a CDS encoding ribose-phosphate pyrophosphokinase: MPQIADNSRLRLFSGSANVPLSQEVARYLGMDLGPMVRKRFADGELYVQIQESIRGCDVYLMQPTCCPVNDHLMELLIMIDACHRASARQITAVIPYYGYARADRKTAGRESITAKLVANLITQAGADRVLAMDLHSAQIQGYFDIPFDHVYGSPVLIDYIANKQLSDIVVVSPDVGGVARARAFAKKLDDAPLAIIDKRRQAHNVAEVMNVIGDVAGKTAVLVDDMIDTAGTICEGAKILREQGARQVYACATHAVFSPPATERLSSGLFEEVIVTNSIPVPEDRCFEQLTVLSVANIIGETIWRIHEDSSVSSMFR, encoded by the coding sequence CTGCCTCAAATTGCCGACAATAGCCGTCTTAGGCTGTTTTCGGGTTCTGCCAATGTTCCCCTCTCCCAAGAGGTGGCCCGCTACCTTGGCATGGACTTGGGGCCGATGGTTCGTAAGCGGTTCGCAGATGGTGAACTATACGTTCAAATTCAAGAGTCCATTCGCGGGTGCGACGTTTACCTGATGCAGCCCACCTGCTGCCCGGTCAACGACCACCTGATGGAACTGTTAATTATGATTGATGCCTGCCATCGGGCATCAGCCCGCCAGATTACGGCAGTGATTCCCTACTACGGCTATGCTCGCGCAGACCGGAAAACCGCCGGACGGGAATCCATTACGGCTAAGCTTGTGGCTAACCTGATTACTCAGGCAGGCGCAGATCGAGTCTTGGCAATGGATTTGCACTCGGCCCAGATTCAAGGCTATTTCGACATTCCGTTTGATCATGTCTACGGTTCGCCCGTCCTGATTGACTACATCGCCAATAAGCAACTGTCAGACATTGTGGTGGTGTCGCCGGATGTCGGTGGTGTGGCTCGTGCCCGCGCCTTCGCCAAAAAGCTAGATGACGCGCCACTGGCCATCATCGACAAGCGCCGCCAAGCCCACAATGTGGCTGAGGTGATGAATGTGATTGGGGATGTGGCTGGCAAGACCGCTGTGCTAGTGGACGACATGATCGACACCGCTGGCACAATTTGTGAAGGGGCGAAAATTTTGCGGGAACAGGGCGCGCGCCAGGTCTATGCTTGTGCCACCCATGCTGTGTTCTCGCCACCTGCGACCGAGCGCCTGTCTAGCGGGTTGTTTGAAGAGGTGATCGTTACCAACAGCATCCCTGTGCCCGAAGACCGTTGCTTTGAGCAGCTTACGGTGCTGTCTGTAGCCAACATCATTGGCGAAACGATTTGGCGGATTCATGAAGATAGCTCGGTGAGCAGCATGTTCCGCTAG
- a CDS encoding histidine triad nucleotide-binding protein produces the protein MTEPADTLFLKIIRRDIPADIVYEDDLAIAFKDINPQAPVHILVVPKKPIPCLADAVPEDHRILGHLLMTVKRVADQVGLDNGYRVVINTKTDGGQTVDHLHLHLLGGRPMTWPPG, from the coding sequence ATGACCGAGCCAGCCGATACTCTGTTTCTCAAAATTATTCGCCGCGACATTCCTGCGGATATTGTGTACGAGGATGATCTGGCGATCGCCTTCAAAGACATTAATCCTCAGGCTCCTGTTCATATTCTCGTCGTGCCCAAAAAGCCAATTCCCTGCCTGGCCGATGCAGTTCCCGAAGATCATCGCATTCTAGGGCATCTGTTGATGACGGTGAAGCGGGTGGCAGACCAAGTGGGTTTGGACAACGGCTATCGCGTTGTGATCAACACCAAAACCGACGGTGGGCAGACGGTCGATCACCTGCATCTGCATCTATTGGGCGGCCGCCCGATGACCTGGCCGCCCGGCTGA
- a CDS encoding histidine phosphatase family protein — protein MGLTLYFLRHGETPYSQTGHYCGEIDAELTPEGHQMAAAFAAAYSSVSWDAVYVSPMKRTIATAAPLCQAVGLEMQLRDGLKEIRYGKWEDQSPEFVKEHYLEDYIRWMTEPAWNPPTGGETAVEIASRASLVVAEIEEKYPAGTVLLVSHKATIRILLCTLLGIDLGRYRDRLNAYAGSVSIVKFGDHGPMLEVLGDRTYMGDLRHRTGT, from the coding sequence ATGGGACTAACGCTTTACTTCCTGCGGCATGGGGAAACGCCCTATAGCCAGACAGGCCACTACTGCGGCGAGATTGATGCCGAGCTAACGCCCGAAGGACATCAAATGGCAGCGGCCTTTGCGGCGGCCTATTCCAGTGTGTCCTGGGACGCGGTCTACGTCAGCCCGATGAAGCGCACGATTGCGACCGCTGCGCCGCTGTGTCAGGCGGTGGGGCTAGAAATGCAGTTGCGCGACGGGCTAAAGGAAATTCGCTATGGCAAATGGGAAGATCAGTCGCCAGAATTCGTCAAGGAACACTATCTCGAAGATTACATCCGCTGGATGACGGAACCCGCCTGGAACCCGCCAACGGGTGGCGAAACGGCGGTGGAAATTGCCAGTCGCGCCTCGCTAGTGGTGGCCGAGATCGAGGAAAAATATCCGGCAGGTACCGTGCTGCTGGTGTCGCACAAGGCGACGATTCGGATTTTGCTTTGCACGCTGCTGGGCATTGACCTGGGGCGCTACCGCGATCGCCTCAACGCCTACGCTGGATCGGTGAGCATCGTAAAATTTGGCGACCACGGGCCCATGCTGGAGGTGTTGGGCGATCGCACCTATATGGGCGACCTGCGGCATCGCACCGGAACTTAG